In Gossypium hirsutum isolate 1008001.06 chromosome D06, Gossypium_hirsutum_v2.1, whole genome shotgun sequence, one genomic interval encodes:
- the LOC107934202 gene encoding uncharacterized protein: MVMNDRLLIFTLFGSVYPSIFAKKKSLLHIHSKRRRRAKPTNEAMNSLCNSLKSLHVNPTFFPTKPELPFSFSLSPISAPPFKSKSSPTRCRLTVKAEANAVEIDMVRNKQGVYAPKQKKVVVLWDLDNKPPRGPPYEAALALKRVAEKFGEVVDMSAYANRHAFVHLPQWVLQERRERRSLDILERKGIVKPDEPYICGVCGRKCKTNLDLKKHFKQLHERERQKKLNRMKSLKGKKRQRFKERFISGNHKYNEAARSIIKPKIGYGLASELRRAGVYVKTVEDKPQAADWALKRQMQHSMSRGIDWLFLVSDDKDFVEMLRRAREADLGTVVVGDWDRGLGRHADLWVSWVEVENGEVSEKDLVPKRKRMSSDDGLFSVSEFDGENISIGELDGVANELLVGRNEYGGMMISVFSEDEDEWDIEAVGDEDYLLDGSEDEMIFEEDGYY, from the coding sequence ATGGTGATGAACGACCGGTTGTTGATATTTACACTCTTCGGCTCTGTTTATCCAAGTATCTTCGCCAAAAAAAAATCACTCCTTCACATACATTCGAAACGAAGAAGAAGAGCAAAACCTACAAATGAAGCAATGAATTCTCTCTGCAATTCCCTGAAATCCCTTCACGTAAACCCCACCTTTTTCCCAACAAAACCAGAGCTTCCCTTTTCCTTTTCCCTCTCTCCCATTTCCGCCCCACCCTTTAAATCCAAATCCTCACCGACCCGATGTCGTCTCACCGTCAAAGCCGAAGCCAACGCCGTTGAAATCGACATGGTGAGGAACAAGCAAGGCGTTTACGCACCCAAACAGAAGAAAGTCGTTGTTTTATGGGACCTCGACAACAAACCGCCGCGAGGGCCGCCGTACGAAGCGGCGTTGGCGTTGAAAAGGGTCGCCGAGAAGTTCGGTGAAGTCGTCGATATGTCGGCTTACGCTAACCGCCACGCGTTCGTTCATTTGCCTCAATGGGTACTTCAAGAACGACGGGAAAGGAGGAGCCTCGACATCCTCGAACGGAAAGGGATTGTGAAGCCGGACGAACCGTACATTTGCGGCGTTTGTGGCCGGAAATGTAAAACGAATCTTGATTTGAAGAAACATTTCAAGCAATTACACGAAAGGGAACGGCAAAAGAAGTTGAACAGGATGAAATCATTGAAGGGTAAGAAACGTCAACGGTTTAAAGAAAGGTTTATAAGTGGGAACCATAAGTACAATGAAGCTGCTAGGAGTATAATTAAGCCTAAGATTGGTTATGGTTTAGCTAGTGAGCTAAGGAGAGCTGGGGTTTATGTTAAAACCGTGGAGGATAAGCCCCAAGCAGCGGATTGGGCATTGAAAAGACAAATGCAACATTCAATGAGTAGAGGGATTGATTGGTTGTTTTTAGTTTCTGATGATAAGGATTTTGTGGAGATGTTGAGGAGAGCAAGGGAAGCAGATTTAGGGACTGTGGTTGTAGGTGATTGGGATAGGGGTTTAGGTAGACATGCTGATCTATGGGTGTCTTGGGTTGAGGTAGAAAATGGGGAGGTTTCAGAGAAAGATTTGGTGCCCAAGAGGAAGAGAATGAGTAGTGATGATGGGTTGTTTTCAGTTTCGGAATTCGATGGTGAGAACATTAGTATCGGGGAATTGGATGGTGTTGCGAATGAGCTTTTAGTAGGGAGGAATGAGTACGGTGGCATGATGATTTCGGTGTTTTCAGAAGATGAGGATGAATGGGATATTGAGGCAGTTGGTGATGAAGATTACTTGTTGGATGGTAGTGAAGATGAAATGATTTTTGAGGAAGATGGGTATTATTGA
- the LOC121218176 gene encoding uncharacterized protein produces the protein MVELMHVTAAVVIIVIVLILLVVFILKWCLHKESTEGKDMVADHHYVFRRGVSAKPLFSWSDHPSLITDAVENGWSRFGFTPYNISSSTRSSSLLGLCAAVDFLRGNDVELSWEVCQGSADFMQKVRLKSGSSMAAASSAVIKTALPLPGPPLGNTAFPQEAYFEIKILYCHGDDDSGKLKELGEKTKLIHEHQDSHHVINKVDELKSATKDDGKGEEQVMLSMGLTAGGSLPSKLPGTYPGSIGFNSDGSVFLDGIKLIFESEKEDWGKPGKVIGCGFNPKQKKVFFTLDSELVHVINCKSEEFGTPLYPTLAANDDVLVLVNFGQSAFVYSPANGQRTPNPCFIGPVVNSPAAAAALGYEDSKELFSMGRIDSQWLNRCTNKGSHNNYGTNCSTMEFDEESEADLFEIVLDNNNGRSPNLVL, from the exons ATGGTTGAATTGATGCATGTAACAGCAGCAGTGGTAATCATTGTTATTGTTTTGATCCTTTTGGTAGTGTTTATACTTAAGTGGTGTCTTCATAAAGAGAGTACTGAAGGTAAAGACATGGTTGCTGATCACCACTATGTTTTCCGACGTGGGGTGTCGGCAAAGCCATTGTTTAGTTGGTCTGATCATCCATCTCTCATCACAGATGCAGTTGAAAATGGATGGTCTAGATTTGGTTTCACACCCTACAACATATCATCATCAACAAGGTCATCAAGCTTGTTGGGATTATGTGCAGCTGTTGATTTTCTAAGAGGGAATGATGTTGAATTAAGTTGGGAAGTATGTCAAGGATCAGCTGATTTCATGCAAAAGGTTAGGCTAAAATCTGGGTCATCCATGGCTGCAGCATCATCAGCTGTTATTAAAACAGCTTTGCCTTTACCAGGTCCACCTTTAGGGAACACTGCTTTTCCTCAAGAAGcttattttgaaatcaagatTTTGTATTGCCATGGTGATGATGATAGTGGGAAGCTCAAGGAATTAGGTGAGAAAACAAAATTGATCCATGAACATCAAGATTCCCACCATGTTATTAACAAGGTTGATGAATTAAAATCTGCAACTAAAGATGATGGAAAAGGTGAAGAACAAGTGATGTTATCAATGGGATTAACAGCAGGTGGTTCTCTTCCTTCGAAGCTTCCTGGTACTTATCCAGGTTCCATTGGTTTCAATTCAGATGGTTCGGTCTTTCTTGACG GAATTAAGCTTATTTTCGAATCCGAGAAAGAAGACTGGGGGAAACCAGGGAAAGTGATAGGTTGCGGTTTCAATCCGAAGCAAAAGAAAGTGTTTTTCACATTAGACTCGGAGTTAGTACATGTAATAAACTGTAAGTCTGAGGAATTCGGGACACCTCTATATCCGACACTAGCAGCAAACGATGATGTTTTGGTTCTAGTTAATTTCGGACAAAGTGCATTCGTTTACAGTCCGGCGAACGGGCAACGGACACCGAATCCATGCTTCATTGGCCCTGTGGTGAATTCCCCTGCTGCTGCAGCCGCTTTAGGGTACGAAGACAGCAAAGAGCTATTTTCAATGGGGAGAATTGATTCTCAATGGCTTAATAGATGCACAAATAAAGGCAGCCATAataattatgggacaaattgttCAACAATGGAATTTGATGAAGAATCTGAGGCTGATTTGTTTGAAATTGTATTGGATAATAATAATGGAAGATCCCCTAACTTAGTTTTGTAG
- the LOC121218177 gene encoding scopoletin glucosyltransferase: protein MGSDGNQIHAMFFPYMAPGHMMPMVDMARMFAAFGAKVTIIITTMNALRIKNVIDRDVKLGRDITLEIISLPSTEVGLPEGCENVVSAPTPEMSIKLFHAIELLQPKIKKLFSDLHPDCIVSDSLCPWTLDIANELGIARIAFNGSGFFNLCLLENITLYEPHKSIESETETFVVPGLPHEVKLTRSQLPDIVKAKNKFSELFDKLRESQRKSFGVLMNSFYELEPGYADHCRNVLGIKAWHIGPVSLVNRDTVDKVDRGEKTSISKHDCINWLDCKKPRSVLYICFGSLTRFNKKQTTEIAYALEASGHPFIWVVGKVLKTSNGEFEDEEQELWLPQGFEDKIKENGQGLLIRGWAPQVLILEHEAIGGFLTHCGWNSILEGIVAGVPFITWPIFAEQFYNEKLVTQVLNLGVSIGNEVWQAWATEDSLVIKSGDDILMTINAVMGDTEEAIDMNKRAKKLGELAKKAVEEGHSSYNDLKRLIEDIKMHRISKSNGVIENSGHA, encoded by the coding sequence ATGGGAAGCGATGGAAATCAAATACATGCAATGTTTTTTCCTTACATGGCACCTGGTCACATGATGCCAATGGTGGACATGGCGAGGATGTTTGCTGCTTTCGGCGCTAAGGTCACCATTATCATCACAACCATGAATGCCCTTCGCATAAAAAACGTCATTGATCGAGATGTTAAATTAGGTCGAGACATTACACTTGAAATCATCTCATTACCTTCCACTGAGGTTGGATTGCCCGAAGGTTGCGAGAACGTGGTTTCAGCCCCAACCCCAGAAATGTCCATAAAGCTCTTCCATGCCATCGAATTGCttcaacccaaaataaaaaagcTGTTCAGTGATCTCCACCCTGACTGCATAGTCTCTGATTCTCTTTGTCCGTGGACTCTGGATATTGCCAATGAGCTTGGCATTGCAAGGATTGCCTTCAATGGAAGCGGATTCTTTAACCTTTGTCTCTTGGAGAATATTACACTTTATGAGCCTCATAAGAGCATCGAGTCGGAGACTGAAACATTCGTTGTTCCAGGACTGCCTCATGAAGTGAAACTCACTAGATCACAGTTGCCAGACATTGTTAAAGCCAAAAATAAATTCTCTGAGTTATTCGATAAGTTAAGAGAATCCCAGAGGAAGAGCTTTGGGGTGTTGATGAACAGTTTTTATGAGCTAGAGCCTGGTTATGCAGATCATTGTAGGAATGTTTTAGGAATCAAAGCATGGCACATTGGCCCCGTTTCTCTGGTCAATAGAGACActgttgataaagttgatagaggTGAAAAAACATCAATTTCGAAGCACGACTGCATTAATTGGCTTGATTGCAAAAAACCCAGATCTGTTCTTTACATCTGCTTTGGAAGCTTAACTAGATTCAACAAAAAACAAACAACGGAGATTGCTTATGCACTCGAAGCTTCGGGCCATCCATTCATTTGGGTTGTTGGGAAAGTGTTAAAAACAAGCAACGGTGAGTTCGAAGATGAAGAGCAAGAGCTATGGTTGCCACAAGGATTTGAGGACAAAATAAAGGAAAACGGGCAAGGTTTACTTATTAGAGGGTGGGCACCTCAAGTGTTGATACTCGAACATGAAGCCATTGGAGGCTTCTTAACACATTGTGGGTGGAACTCGATACTCGAAGGGATTGTTGCAGGTGTACCCTTCATCACATGGCCGATTTTCGCCGAGCAATTCTACAATGAAAAGCTGGTGACTCAAGTGCTGAATTTGGGAGTATCAATTGGCAACGAGGTGTGGCAAGCATGGGCAACGGAGGATTCACTAGTGATAAAAAGTGGGGATGATATTCTCATGACGATTAATGCAGTGATGGGGGATACTGAGGAGGCAATTGATATGAACAAAAGAGCTAAAAAACTTGGGGAATTAGCAAAGAAAGCTGTTGAAGAAGGCCATTCAtcttataatgatttgaaacgttTGATTGAGGATATCAAAATGCACAGAATATCAAAAAGTAATGGAGTTATCGAAAATTCTGGCCATGCTTGA
- the LOC107934177 gene encoding kinesin-like protein KIN-4A: METTPVSEDCCVKVAVHVRPLIVDEKLQGCNDCVTVTPGKPQVQIGTHSFTFDHVYGSTMGSPASSMFDECIVPLVNGLFQGYNATVLAYGQTGSGKTYTMGTGFKDSCHIGITPQVMNALFNKIDSLKHQIQFQLHVSFIEILKEEVHDLLDPTSPNKSDTASTGKVHVPGKPPIQIRESSNGVITLAGSTEVSVTTLKEMAACLEQGSLSRATGSTNMNNQSSRSHAIFIITLQQMPITGDGSTNDVMNEEYLCAKLHLVDLAGSERAKRTGSDGMRFKEGVHINKGLLALGNVISALGDEKKRKEGIHVPYRDSKLTRLLQDSLGGNNRTVMIACISPADINAEETLNTLKYANRARNIQNKPVVNRDPMSNEMLKMRQQLQYLQAELCARGGSDEVQVLKERIAWLEATNEDLCQKLHEYRKKCNITEQCEIDSRNFDEEAAKEWEHKLLQNTMDKESHELNRRLEEKESKMKLFGGDTVALKQHFGKKIQELEDEKRAVQQERDRLLAEIENLSAGSEGQKQRVQDIHAQKLKSLEAQILDFKRKQENQVQVLKLKHKSDEATKQLQDEIQFIKAQKVQLQHRIKQEADQFRQWKASREKELLQLRKEGWRNEYERHKLQAINQRQKMVLQRKTEEAAMATKRLKELLKARKSSAQDNSGMLLQTNDKALQQWLEHELEVVVNVHEVRSEYESQSQVRAAMAEELAVLKNRFARASSMTLNARMTRIASLENMLNISSDSLIAMASQLSEAEERERSLTNRGRWNQLRSMGDAKNLLQYMFNSLGDARCQLWEKDMEIKEMKEQLKELVSQLRQSELQREDVENELKLREQAVAIALATSLNSLKHIADDMNGSLSPMSVPVQKQLKYSPGIVNVPVRELVSFIDQTRKMVPLSQLPMKKLVAIGRPGNGKLWRWKRWHNKWHVQYKWKWQKPWRLSEWIRHSDENIIKAKPRSRSFLY; this comes from the exons ATGGAAACTACTCCAGTTTCTGAGGATTGTTGTGTTAAGGTTGCTGTTCATGTAAGACCACTTATTGTTGATGAAAAGCTTCAAGGCTGTAATGATTGTGTTACTGTTACCCCAGGGAAACCTCAG GTTCAAATTGGGACACATTCCTTTACATTTGATCATGTCTACGGTAGCACCATGGGTTCACCGGCATCTTCCATGTTCGATGAATGTATTGTTCCACTTGTTAATGGTTTGTTCCAAGGATATAATGCTACTGTTCTTGCTTATGGTCAG ACTGGATCAGGTAAAACATATACTATGGGAACAGGTTTCAAAGATAGTTGTCATATAGGAATCACTCCACAAGTAATGAATGCTTTGTTCAACAAGATTGATAGTCTAAAACATCAAATCCAGTTCCAATTACATGTTTCCTTCATTGAG attttgaaagaagaaGTGCATGATTTGTTGGATCCGACGTCTCCGAACAAATCAGATACTGCGAGCACAGGAAAAGTACATGTCCCCGGAAAACCACCTATTCAGATTCGTGAATCATCGAATGGCGTTATTACATTAGCAGGATCTACTGAAGTTAGTGTtactacattaaaagaaatggcAGCTTGCTTAGAGCAAGGATCGTTGAGTCGAGCAACCGGGAGTACGAACATGAACAACCAATCAAG TCGCTCGCATGCAATCTTCATCATCACGTTACAGCAAATGCCTATTACCGGAGATGGAAGTACTAATGACGTTATGAATGAAGAATATCTTTGTGCCAAGTTACATTTAGTAGACCTCGCTGGTTCGGAACGAGCAAAAAGAACAGGTTCTGATGGTATGCGTTTTAAAGAAG GAGTTCATATCAACAAGGGCTTGCTTGCACTTGGTAATGTCATTAGTGCACTTGGTGACGAAAAAAAACGCAAAGAAGGTATTCACGTTCCATATCGAGATAGTAAACTCACTCGGCTTTTGCAG GATTCACTTGGTGGCAACAACAGAACTGTCATGATAG CCTGCATTAGTCCGGCCGATATCAATGCCGAGGAAACTCTTAATACTTTGAAGTATGCAAATCGAGCTCGTAATATCCAAAACAAGCCTGTT GTTAACCGAGATCCTATGTCCAACGAGATGCTAAAAATGCGTCAACAATTACAGTATCTGCAAGCCGAACTTTGTGCTCGTGGGGGTTCCGATGAAGTGCAG GTTCTCAAGGAAAGAATTGCTTGGCTTGAAGCTACTAATGAGGATCTTTGCCAAAAACTTCATGAGTACCGCAAAAAATGCAACATTACGGAGCAATGTGAAATAGATTCGAGAAACTTTGATGAAGAGGCAGCTAAAGAATGGGAGCACAAACTTCTACAGAACACGATGGACAAAGAGTCACACGAGTTGAATAGACGTCTCGAGGAGAAAGAG TCCAAGATGAAACTTTTCGGAGGCGACACGGTTGCACTCAAGCAGCATTTTGGGAAGAAAATTCAGGAACTAGAAGATGAGAAAAGAGCTGTGCAG CAAGAACGAGATCGTTTACTGGCTGAAATTGAAAATCTTTCTGCCGGTTCTGAAGGACAAAAACAAAGAGTGCAGGACATACATGCTCAAAAACTGAAGTCCCTTGAAGCACAGATTCTGGATTTTAAGAGAAAACAAGAGAACCAAGTTCAAGTTTTAAAGCTGAAACATAAGAGCGATGAAGCAACAAAACAACTGCAAGATGAAATTCAATTCATAAAGGCACAAAAGGTTCAGTTACAACATAGGATAAAACAAGAGGCCGACCAATTCCGTCAATGGAAAGCTTCTAGAGAAAAAGAACTATTGCAG TTGCGAAAAGAGGGCTGGAGAAATGAGTATGAAAGACACAAGCTGCAAGCTATAAACCAACGGCAGAAAATGGTTCTCCAAAGAAAAACCGAGGAGGCAGCCATGGCTACCAAGAGACTAAAAGAGTTGCTCAAAGCTCGTAAATCATCTGCCCAAGATAACTCAGGTATGCTTTTGCAGACAAATGACAAAGCATTACAACAATGGCTAGAACACGAATTAGAAGTGGTGGTGAATGTACATGAAGTTCGGTCTGAGTACGAGAGTCAAAGCCAAGT TCGAGCTGCAATGGCGGAAGAGTTAGCTGTTTTGAAGAACAGATTTGCAAG GGCATCCTCAATGACACTAAATGCAAGAATGACTAGAATAGCTTCACTTGAGAATATGCTTAACATATCATCGGATTCACTTATAGCAATGGCTTCACAACTTTCGGAAGCAGAAGAACGAGAGCGTTCTTTAACTAACCGTGGGCGTTGGAATCAGTTGCGGTCCATGGGAGATGCAAAGAACTTACTTCAATACATGTTTAATTCTCTTGGTGATGCAAG ATGCCAATTATGGGAAAAAGACATGGAAATCAAGGAAATGAAAGAACAGCTTAAAGAACTTGTAAGTCAGTTGCGACAAAGCGAGTTACAACGAGAAGATGTAGAGAATGAGCTAAAATTAAGAGAGCAAGCTGTCGCCATTGCATTGGCTACATCACTGAATTCATTGAAGCACATCGCTGATGACATGAATGGCTCGTTGTCTCCAATGTCTGTGCCAGTACAGAAACAGCTGAAATATAGCCCTGGTATAGTAAACGTCCCAGTCAGAGAGTTGGTGTCGTTCATAGATCAAACACGAAAG ATGGTACCACTCAGTCAATTACCAATGAAAAAGTTAGTCGCCATAGGACGACCCGGTAATGGAAAACTATGGAGGTGGAAAAGATGGCATAACAAATGGCACGTACAATACAAATGGAAATGGCAAAAGCCCTGGAGACTCTCAGAATGGATTAGGCACAGTGACGAAAACATTATAAAGGCAAAGCCTCGTTCACGAAGTTTTCTGTACTGA
- the LOC107930607 gene encoding uncharacterized protein isoform X2 produces MAVRTRGGDEAVFQSLYRAREVYRTKLQESTAVDQLASLFAECAIAEAQPLKTEPVPCNPNDPSVAPDAHGTSILAETGRMQIVLDAFSDGSSFICLQCGGLVSNHRKDEHYAYWCCNM; encoded by the coding sequence ATGGCTGTAAGAACTAGAGGCGGCGATGAAGCTGTGTTTCAGTCATTATACCGTGCTCGTGAAGTGTACAGAACTAAGCTGCAAGAGAGCACGGCAGTTGATCAGCTGGCTTCTCTGTTTGCTGAGTGTGCAATAGCTGAAGCACAGCCTTTGAAAACCGAACCAGTACCATGCAACCCCAATGATCCATCGGTTGCACCAGATGCTCACGGGACTTCTATACTTGCCGAAACAGGTAGAATGCAAATCGTATTGGACGCATTCTCGGATGGAAGCAGCTTTATCTGTTTACAGTGCGGTGGTCTCGTTAGTAATCATCGTAAAGATGAGCATTATGCATACTGGTGCTGCAATATGTAA
- the LOC107930607 gene encoding uncharacterized protein isoform X1: MDRMDADMMETEATTAAAAAAAAAPTQQVGQNDVGKDLLTMARNLIDQGKPSQALQAVVMAVRTRGGDEAVFQSLYRAREVYRTKLQESTAVDQLASLFAECAIAEAQPLKTEPVPCNPNDPSVAPDAHGTSILAETGRMQIVLDAFSDGSSFICLQCGGLVSNHRKDEHYAYWCCNM; this comes from the exons ATGGACCGTATGGACGCCGACATGATGGAGACGGAGGCCACCACCGCCGCCGccgcagcagcagcagcagcgcCAACTCAGCAGGTAGGACAGAATGATGTTGGTAAGGACCTGCTTACAATGGCTCGTAATCTTATTGATCAAGGCAAACCTTCTCAGGCTCTTCAAGCG GTGGTGATGGCTGTAAGAACTAGAGGCGGCGATGAAGCTGTGTTTCAGTCATTATACCGTGCTCGTGAAGTGTACAGAACTAAGCTGCAAGAGAGCACGGCAGTTGATCAGCTGGCTTCTCTGTTTGCTGAGTGTGCAATAGCTGAAGCACAGCCTTTGAAAACCGAACCAGTACCATGCAACCCCAATGATCCATCGGTTGCACCAGATGCTCACGGGACTTCTATACTTGCCGAAACAGGTAGAATGCAAATCGTATTGGACGCATTCTCGGATGGAAGCAGCTTTATCTGTTTACAGTGCGGTGGTCTCGTTAGTAATCATCGTAAAGATGAGCATTATGCATACTGGTGCTGCAATATGTAA
- the LOC121202827 gene encoding probable WRKY transcription factor 7 isoform X1 — MTVELMMGHGGVGGGGNSFTVKMEETALKEAANAGIQGFEELIRLMSKSQQLCSQDVCFNAPSSSEPAMEIQAVTDKTVSSFKKVISLLGRPRIGHARFRRAPLNHLPQQQQIQVSKDEEVSTFKPLCSTPSYKLPPLPTKSSHVLKTGVLERGNSVMSSLTGDTDSIQHQPCFSLGFQFTNPSSHGKPPLSSKRKCNSMDDVANLKCGSSSSARCHCSKKRKSRVKRVIRVPAVSNKMADIPHDDYSWRKYGQKPIKGSPHPRGYYKCSSVRGCPARKHVERAVEDPRMLIVTYEGDHNHSHNITTDVPSALVLESS; from the exons ATGACGGTGGAATTGATGATGGGTCACGGCGGCGTTGGCGGTGGAGGCAACAGTTTTACAGTCAAAATGGAGGAAACTGCTTTGAAAGAAGCTGCTAATGCTGGGATTCAAGGTTTTGAAGAACTGATCAGATTGATGTCTAAAAGTCAGCAGCTTTGCTCACAAGATGTTTGTTTTAATGCCCCTTCAAGTTCAGAACCAGCTATGGAAATCCAAGCTGTTACAGATAAGACTGTAAGTTCCTTTAAAAAAGTTATTTCGTTATTGGGTCGACCTAGAATTGGTCATGCTCGGTTCAGACGAGCTCCTCTTAATCATCTCCCACAACAACAACAGATTCAAGTGAGCAAAGATGAAGAAGTATCGACTTTTAAGCCTTTATGTTCAACCCCAAGTTATAAGTTACCTCCTTTGCCAACCAAAAGCAGCCATGTTTTGAAGACTGGTGTTTTAGAGCGTGGGAATTCTGTTATGTCTTCATTGACTGGGGATACTGATAGCATACAACACCAACCGTGTTTCTCTCTTGGTTTTCAATTCACTAACCCTTCTTCTCATGGTAAACCTCCTTTGTCTTCAAAAAGGAAGTGTAATTCCATGGATGATGTTGCTAATCTCAAGTGTGGATCATCATCCTCTGCTCGTTGCCATTGTTCCAAGAAGAG GAAATCAAGAGTGAAAAGAGTCATTAGAGTCCCAGCTGTTAGCAACAAAATGGCTGATATTCCTCACGATGATTATTCTTGGAGAAAATATGGCCAAAAACCAATCAAAGGTTCTCCTCATCCAAG GGGCTATTACAAATGTAGCAGTGTCAGAGGTTGTCCTGCAAGGAAGCATGTAGAAAGAGCTGTAGAGGATCCAAGGATGTTGATTGTAACATACGAAGGTGATCACAATCATAGCCATAATATCACCACAGATGTCCCATCGGCTCTAGTTCTTGAATCATCATAA
- the LOC121202827 gene encoding probable WRKY transcription factor 7 isoform X2 has translation MTVELMMGHGGVGGGGNSFTVKMEETALKEAANAGIQGFEELIRLMSKSQQLCSQDVCFNAPSSSEPAMEIQAVTDKTIQVSKDEEVSTFKPLCSTPSYKLPPLPTKSSHVLKTGVLERGNSVMSSLTGDTDSIQHQPCFSLGFQFTNPSSHGKPPLSSKRKCNSMDDVANLKCGSSSSARCHCSKKRKSRVKRVIRVPAVSNKMADIPHDDYSWRKYGQKPIKGSPHPRGYYKCSSVRGCPARKHVERAVEDPRMLIVTYEGDHNHSHNITTDVPSALVLESS, from the exons ATGACGGTGGAATTGATGATGGGTCACGGCGGCGTTGGCGGTGGAGGCAACAGTTTTACAGTCAAAATGGAGGAAACTGCTTTGAAAGAAGCTGCTAATGCTGGGATTCAAGGTTTTGAAGAACTGATCAGATTGATGTCTAAAAGTCAGCAGCTTTGCTCACAAGATGTTTGTTTTAATGCCCCTTCAAGTTCAGAACCAGCTATGGAAATCCAAGCTGTTACAGATAAGACT ATTCAAGTGAGCAAAGATGAAGAAGTATCGACTTTTAAGCCTTTATGTTCAACCCCAAGTTATAAGTTACCTCCTTTGCCAACCAAAAGCAGCCATGTTTTGAAGACTGGTGTTTTAGAGCGTGGGAATTCTGTTATGTCTTCATTGACTGGGGATACTGATAGCATACAACACCAACCGTGTTTCTCTCTTGGTTTTCAATTCACTAACCCTTCTTCTCATGGTAAACCTCCTTTGTCTTCAAAAAGGAAGTGTAATTCCATGGATGATGTTGCTAATCTCAAGTGTGGATCATCATCCTCTGCTCGTTGCCATTGTTCCAAGAAGAG GAAATCAAGAGTGAAAAGAGTCATTAGAGTCCCAGCTGTTAGCAACAAAATGGCTGATATTCCTCACGATGATTATTCTTGGAGAAAATATGGCCAAAAACCAATCAAAGGTTCTCCTCATCCAAG GGGCTATTACAAATGTAGCAGTGTCAGAGGTTGTCCTGCAAGGAAGCATGTAGAAAGAGCTGTAGAGGATCCAAGGATGTTGATTGTAACATACGAAGGTGATCACAATCATAGCCATAATATCACCACAGATGTCCCATCGGCTCTAGTTCTTGAATCATCATAA